In Lentimicrobiaceae bacterium, a single window of DNA contains:
- a CDS encoding glycoside hydrolase family 57 protein: MKSICFYFQIHQPFRLRTFRFFDIGSDHHYYDEYQNRHIVRRVAKKCYLPANQIIYDIIQKYGTDFKVSFSISGVALEQFKMYIPEVIESFQKLAQTGCVEFLAETYSHSLSSLKCKEEFNRQVILHTHMIEELFGQTPVTFRNTELIYDDRIGEMVADMGFKTMLMEGAKHVLGWRSPNYLYCNAINPKLKLLLKNFQLSDDIAFRFSQQSWHDWPLTAEKFVDWLNQTDPKQEVVNLFMDYETFGEHQWPETGIFDFLRALPSRVFSHSDFKFNTPAEVAQKLQPVTFVSVPYPCSWADEERDLTAWLGNDLQDEAFDSLYSIGEKVKKCNDSLIQRDWLYLQTSDHFYYMCTKWFSDGDVHRYFNPYGTPYEAFINYMNVLSDFIIRVNTCLEDEYKIGSANAEPLLPKDKPKTKRKKATGEKPSEKIKSKTKK, encoded by the coding sequence ATGAAATCTATATGCTTTTATTTCCAGATACATCAACCCTTTCGTTTACGGACATTTCGCTTTTTTGATATAGGTTCCGATCATCATTATTATGATGAATACCAAAACCGGCATATTGTTCGCAGAGTGGCAAAAAAATGTTATTTGCCTGCCAATCAAATTATATACGATATTATACAGAAATATGGCACCGATTTTAAAGTCAGTTTTTCTATATCCGGAGTTGCTCTCGAACAATTTAAAATGTATATACCAGAGGTAATAGAAAGCTTTCAAAAACTTGCTCAAACCGGTTGTGTTGAATTTCTTGCTGAAACTTATTCACATTCACTATCTTCGCTCAAATGCAAAGAAGAATTTAACCGGCAGGTAATTTTGCATACCCATATGATTGAAGAATTATTCGGACAAACCCCGGTTACCTTTCGTAATACCGAGTTGATTTACGACGATCGCATTGGAGAAATGGTAGCCGATATGGGTTTTAAAACCATGTTGATGGAGGGCGCCAAGCATGTATTGGGTTGGAGAAGTCCTAATTATTTATATTGTAATGCAATAAATCCAAAATTAAAATTATTGTTAAAAAATTTCCAGTTGAGCGACGATATTGCTTTTAGGTTTTCACAACAATCCTGGCATGACTGGCCACTCACTGCCGAAAAATTTGTCGATTGGCTAAACCAAACTGATCCCAAGCAGGAAGTCGTTAATCTGTTTATGGATTATGAAACATTTGGAGAGCACCAATGGCCCGAAACAGGGATTTTTGATTTTTTGCGTGCATTACCATCAAGGGTTTTCTCTCATTCTGACTTCAAATTTAATACACCCGCAGAAGTTGCTCAAAAATTGCAGCCTGTAACATTTGTAAGTGTTCCCTACCCATGTTCATGGGCTGATGAAGAAAGAGACTTGACCGCTTGGTTGGGGAATGATTTACAGGATGAAGCCTTCGATTCATTGTATTCTATAGGTGAGAAAGTAAAAAAATGTAATGATTCCCTTATTCAACGCGATTGGCTGTATCTGCAAACAAGCGATCATTTCTATTATATGTGTACAAAATGGTTCAGCGATGGAGATGTACATCGCTATTTTAATCCCTATGGCACACCTTATGAGGCATTTATTAATTACATGAATGTACTTTCCGATTTTATTATCAGGGTAAATACCTGCCTTGAGGATGAATATAAAATAGGCAGTGCTAATGCAGAGCCCCTTTTACCTAAAGACAAACCAAAAACAAAAAGAAAGAAAGCCACCGGAGAAAAGCCATCGGAAAAAATTAAATCAAAAACGAAAAAATAA